The Streptomyces sp. NBC_00510 genomic interval GCGGGTCAACCCCTGGCTGCGGACGGTCACCTCGCCCTACGACGACGGGGAGGAGCTGGTCGCCGTCCCCGCGCTGCACCTGGACGCCGCCCTGGTGCACCTCAACCGCGCCGACGCCCGCGGCAACGGCCAGTACCTGGGCCCGGACCCGTACTTCGACGACCTGTTCTGCGAGGCGGCGGACGCCGCCTATGTGTCGTGCGAACGCGTCGTGGACACCGCCGACCTGCTCAAGGCGGCCGGCCCCCAGTCCCTCCTGGTGAAGCGGCAGTTCGTCACCGGGGTCGTCGAGGCCCCGCACGGGGCACACTTCACCTCCTGCGTCCCGGACTACGAGCGCGACGAGGACTTCCAGCAGGAGTACGCCCGGGCCGCCGCCGATCCCGCCGCCTGGACGGCCTTCGCGGAACGCCTGGTGTCGGGCACGGGGAAGGAACGGCCGTGAACCCCACCCGCGCCGAATACGCCGTCGTCGCCTGCGCCGAGGCGTGGCGTGGCGACGGTGAGGTGCTGGCCGCCCCCATGGGGCTGATCCCCTCCCTGGGCGCGCGGCTGGCCCGGCTGACCTTCGCACCCGGTCTGCTGCTCACCGACGGTGAGGCCCTCCTCCTGGACGCGGCGGGCGAGGTGGAGGGCTGGCTGCCCTACCGGCAGCACCTGGCCCTGGTCACCGGCGGGCGGCGGCACGTCATGATGGGCGCGAGCCAGCTCGACCGGTACGGCAACCAGAACATCTCGTGCATCGGCGACTGGCGGCGTCCCGCCCGGCAGCTGCTGGGGGTGCGGGGCGCGCCCGTCAACACGCTCAACAACCCGACCAGCTACTGGGTGCCGCGGCACTCGCCCCGCGTCTTCGTCGAACGCGTCGACATGGTGTGCGGCGTCGGCCACGACAGGGCGGCCGCCGCCGGCCCGTCCGCCACCCGGTTCCACGACATCCGGCGGGTCGTCAGCGACCTCGGCGTCTTCGACTTCGAGACCGCAGAACGCACCATGCGCGTCCGTTCCCTGCACCCCGGGGTGAGCCCGGCCGCCCTCCAGGAGGCCACCGGCTTCCCGCTGCCGGTCCCCGCGGACCCGCCGCGCACCCGCCCGCCCGGCGCCGAGGAGCTGCGGCTGATCCGTACCGTCCTCGACCCCGAGGGGCTGCGGGAGCGGGAGGTGCGGGTCTGATGGAGACCGCGCTGACCCGGCTCGTCGGGGTCCGCCACCCCCTGGTCCAGACCGGCATGGGCTGGGTCGCTGGTCCCCGCCTGGTGTCGGCGACGGCGAACGCCGGCGCGCTCGGCATCCTCGCCTCGGCCACCATGAGCCCGGAGCGGCTGCGCCAGGCGGTGCGGGAGGTACGGGAGCGCACCGAGGGGGCGCCGTTCGGGGTCAACCTGCGGGCGGACGCGGGCGACGCCGCGGAAAGGGTGCGCATCATCGTCGAGGAGGACGTCCGCGTCGCCTCCTTCGCGTTGGCCCCCACCCGTGAGCTCATCGGCCGCCTCAAGGACGCGGGGGTGGTCGCCATCCCCTCCGTCGGCGCGCGGCGGCACGCCGAGAAGGTCGCCGCCTGGGGCGCGGACGCCGTGATGGTGCAGGGCGCCGAGGGCGGCGGCCACACGGGGAACGTCGCCACCACGGTGCTGCTGCCCCAGGTCGTGGACGCCGTCGGCATCCCCGTGATCGCGGCGGGCGGCTTCTTCGACGGCCGCGGCCTGGCGGCCGCCCTCGCGTACGGCGCGGCGGGCGTCGGTATGGGCACCCGCTTCCTGCTCACCTCCGACAGCCCGGTGCCCGACGCGGTCAAGACCCGCTACCTGGCCGCATCCGTGCGGGACGTCGTCGTCACCGACCGCGTCGACGGACTGCCGCACCGCATGCTCCGCACCGACCTGGTGACCGCCCTGGAGCGCTCGGGGAAGGCGGCCGCCCTACTGCGGGCCCTGCGGCACGCGGCGGCCTTCCGCCGCGTCTCGGGGATGGGCCCGCGCGCCATGGTCCGCGACGGCCTGGCGATGCGGCACGGCAGAAAGCTGACCTGGAGTCAGACCCTGCTCGCCGCCAGCACGCCGATGATGCTGAAGTCCGCGATGGTCGACGGCCGGCCGGACCTGGGGGTGATGGCCGCCGGGCAGGTCGCGGGCGTGATCGGCGACCTGCCCTCCTGCGCGGAACTCGTCGCACGCGTCATGGCCGACGCCGAGGACGCCCTCGCCCGGCTGGCCTCCCTCGCCACGCCTGCCTGAGAGCCCGTGGCGGGCCCTCTCGCGGCCGCCCGGCCTCGCCGCGGCAAGCGGTACCCGCGGACCGCTGACGCCTCCCTCACGGGCGACCACGCGTCCCCGGCGTGCAGACCCCGTGCCGTTTCCGGCCGCCGACGGCGACCGGCCCGGCAGCACTCCTGCGGCCTCCCTCGTCGCGCTCCCCGTGACCTGGACATGACGCAGACGGGCGGCGTCGTGATCGCGACAGGAGCCGCCGGCCAGCACCGGCTCCGCGACGGCGTCGGGCCCGCTCGTGCTGCTGCGAGAGCCCGTCCTCCCCACCGAGGGCCTCGCCGAGCAGGTGCAGCCGATCCTGGAGATCCTCCCGCCGCAGATGCCGGCCTACGAGGTCACCATCACCCGTGGCCAGGACCCGGACGCGGCCCGCAACACGGACCGGCGAAGGCGCCGCGTCTCCTGTCGTCCCCACCGGCGGCGCCACCCGGGCGAACGGGCCCGGCGACGCTCACCCCACCGGTCGAGCCGCCCCCGGGGAGCGGCGCGCCGCCTTGATCACGTGCGTCACGGCTGTTGCCATGACGCACTATGGCGACGACGCATGAGCTGACGTCACCGGATGCCCGGCCCCGCGCGCGCCACGCCGCACCGCCGCGCAGCCGCCCGCACTCCGAGGTCCTTCTGCTCGCCTCCCTGGCGGCGCTCTTCACCGTGGTCCAGCTCCTCCTGGTCGTCGCGCCCGGCATGGGCCTCGGCTGGGACGAGTCGGTCTACGTCAGCCAGGTCTCCCCGGACATCCCCTCGGCCTTCTTCAGCGCGCCCCGCTCCCGGGGCGTGCCGGTCCTCGTCGCGCCGATCGCGCTGCTGACCGCGTCGACCCTCGCGCTCCGCGTCTATCTGACGGTCCTGTCGGGCGCGGCCCTGTTCCTGGCCCTGTGGCTGTGGCGGCCGCTGCTCGGCACCCGGGTGGTGGCGCTGGCCGGGCTGCTCTTCACCGGACTGTGGGTGACCCTGCTGTACGGCCCCCAGGCGATGCCCAACCTCTGGGTCGCGCTGGTGGCCCTGATCGCGGTGGGCTGCTACCTGCACGCGGCGGCGCCGGGCCACACCGGCCGGGGCGCACTCGCCGGCCTGGCGGTGGCGTTCGCCGCGCTGACCCTGCTGCGCCCGCACGACGCCGCCTGGCTGGCCCTGCCACTGGGTGTCGCCGCGCTCTTCGTGCGCGGCCGGCGCCGGCCGGTGCTACTCGCGGTCATCGCGGCCGGGGTGCTGCTGGGCGGCGCCCAGTGGGTCGTCGAGGCGTTCACCAGTTACGGCGGCATCCTGGCCCGGATGGACCGCGCGAACGCCATCGAGGGCGGCCTCGGCTGGCACCTGGCCTTCGCCGACCAGCTCAGCACCCTGGACGCGTCGCACACACTGTGCCGCCCCTGCGACGCCGTCTGGCAGCACAAGGGTGACGCCGTGTGGTGGTTCGCCCTGCCCGCCCTGGTGGCGGCCGGGGTCGCCCTCGCGCCGCGGCGCGAGGGGCAGGCGCCCGGGGCGCGGTTCCTGCCGGCGGTGTGCGGCCTGTCCCTGGCACTGCCCTACCTGGTGCTCATCGACTACGCCGCACCGCGCTTCCTGCTCCCGGCGTACGCCCTGCTCGCCCTGCCCGCGGCCCAGTGCCTCCTCCTGCTCCCCGCGCGGGTACGGCCGGCGCTGCGCCCGGCCGTCACCGGCACCGTGGTCGCCGTCGTGCTCGCGCAGCTCGTCACCCAGCAGATCGTGCTCCACCGCGCGGTGCGCAGCTCGACCATCGGCAACGACGACTACGCCCGTATGGCCGCGGAGCTGAACCGGCTGGGGGTGCGCCCGCCGTGCCTGGTGACGGGGCCGATGGCGACGCCCGTCGGCTACCAGGCGCGCTGCGCCTCCGGCCAGACCGCGGGGAACAACGAGAACCTGACCCCGGCCGGCATCCTGCGCCTGGCCCGCACCCAGCCCGTCGCCGTCCTCACCCCGCGGGGCGGGCAGCCGCCCGCGTACGCGCGTGACTGGCCTTCACACCCGCTGCCGGACCTGAACTACCACCAGGGCTACCGCGTCCACCTCTCGCCCAGGTGACGGACACAATGGACGGGTGATCCCGGACGTCCGCCTGCCCTCCCCGCTGGTCGAGCTGCGCGACGACGAACGCCTGGCCGGACGCGGCGTCCGGATGCTCGTCAAGCGGGACGACCTGATCCACCCCGATCTGCCGGGCAACAAGTGGCGCAAGCTCCACCTGAACCTGCGGGCCGCCCTCGACGGCGGCCACCGCGGCCTGCTGACCTTCGGCGGCGCCTACTCCAACCACCTGCGCGCCACCGCCGCCGCGGGCCGGCTGCTCGGCATCGCCACCACGGGCGTCGTCCGCGGCGACGAGCTGGCCGGGCGCCCGCTCAACCCCTCCCTCGCGCGGGCCGCCGCCGACGGCATGCGGCTGCACTTCGTCGACCGGGGCACCTACCGCCGCAAGGACGAGCCGGAGGTCCTGGCGGCCCTCCTGGACCGTCTGGGGCCCGCCTACGTCGTCCCCGAGGGCGGCAGCAACGCGCTCGCGGCGCGGGGCTGCGTGGCGCTCGGCGAGGAGCTGCGCGGCAGGGCGGACGTCGTGGGCGTGGCCTGCGGGACCGGCGGCACCCTGGCGGGCCTGGCGGCCGGGCTGGACCCGGGGCAGCGGGTCATCGGGTTCCCGGTCCTCAAGGGCGGCGGGTTCCTGGCCGGGGAGATACGCCGGCTCCAGGAAGCGGCCTTCGGCGGGCCGCGCGGGTCCTGGCTGCTGGACGACCGCTTCCACCACGGCGGCTACGCCCGTACCTCGCCCGAGCTCCGTGCGTTCGCGGCGGACTTCGGCGCGCGGCACGGCTTCGTCCCGGACTCCGTCTACGTCGCGAAGATGCTCCACGGCCTGTTCTCGCTGGCGCAGGAGGGTGCCTTCGCGCCCGGGACGACGGTCGCGGCCGTCGTGACCGGGCGGCCGACCGGTTAGCCTTGCTGGCATGATCCGAGCCGCGACACCTGCCGACGTCCCGGAGATCCACGCGATGATCCGCGAACTCGCGGAGTACGAGCGGGAGCCGGACAGCGCGCGGGCCACCACGCAGCAGCTCCACGACGCGCTCTTCGGCCCGGATCCGGCCGTCTTCGCGCTCCTGGCCGAGGACGACGCCCTGGGCGCGCCCGTGGGCTTCGCGCTGTGGTTCCGGAACTTCTCCACCTGGACCGGGACCCACGGCGTCTACCTGGAGGACCTGTACGTGCGCCCCCCTGCGCGCGGCGGCGGCCACGGCAAGGCCCTGCTCGCCGGACTCGCCGCCATATGCGTGGAACGGGGCTACGAACGCTTCGAATGGTCCGTGCTGGACTGGAACGAGCCGTCCCTCGCCTTCTACCGTGCGATGGGCGCCCGTCCCCAGGACGAATGGACGGTGCAACGACTGACCGGCGACCCCCTTCGTGCCCTCGCTGAGCAGGCACGTGTCAACAAAGCGACAACTCTTTCGATTTGACACCGCAGACCACTAGCGACGTTGCGTGCTCGTGCGCCTACTATGGGTGACAGCCATGGGGTGCCGGGTCAGGGCTCATTCATGGCGGCGACCGTGCTCCGTCCGGGCGACACCGGGGTACGGATCGCGATAGCGTCGCTGGCGAACCGAATCAGATCCAGTGCAATGCCGATGTGGGCAGTGCGTGTGCCACCTTGGAGGTGAGGGTGTCCCAGATCGCAGGCGAGCCCGGGTCGAAGGACTTCGTCGAGGTCCGGCTGCCCGCGGCGGGGGC includes:
- a CDS encoding acyl CoA--acetate/3-ketoacid CoA transferase subunit alpha, yielding MSDKLMTADEVAAGLRSGMTVGIGGWGSRRKPMALVTAVLRSGVTDLTVVSFGGPDVGLLAAAGRIRRLVTAFVTLDSIPLEPHFRAARQRGALELTELDEAMMMWGLTAAAHRLPFLPVRAGLGSDVMRVNPWLRTVTSPYDDGEELVAVPALHLDAALVHLNRADARGNGQYLGPDPYFDDLFCEAADAAYVSCERVVDTADLLKAAGPQSLLVKRQFVTGVVEAPHGAHFTSCVPDYERDEDFQQEYARAAADPAAWTAFAERLVSGTGKERP
- a CDS encoding CoA-transferase, which codes for MNPTRAEYAVVACAEAWRGDGEVLAAPMGLIPSLGARLARLTFAPGLLLTDGEALLLDAAGEVEGWLPYRQHLALVTGGRRHVMMGASQLDRYGNQNISCIGDWRRPARQLLGVRGAPVNTLNNPTSYWVPRHSPRVFVERVDMVCGVGHDRAAAAGPSATRFHDIRRVVSDLGVFDFETAERTMRVRSLHPGVSPAALQEATGFPLPVPADPPRTRPPGAEELRLIRTVLDPEGLREREVRV
- a CDS encoding nitronate monooxygenase, which translates into the protein METALTRLVGVRHPLVQTGMGWVAGPRLVSATANAGALGILASATMSPERLRQAVREVRERTEGAPFGVNLRADAGDAAERVRIIVEEDVRVASFALAPTRELIGRLKDAGVVAIPSVGARRHAEKVAAWGADAVMVQGAEGGGHTGNVATTVLLPQVVDAVGIPVIAAGGFFDGRGLAAALAYGAAGVGMGTRFLLTSDSPVPDAVKTRYLAASVRDVVVTDRVDGLPHRMLRTDLVTALERSGKAAALLRALRHAAAFRRVSGMGPRAMVRDGLAMRHGRKLTWSQTLLAASTPMMLKSAMVDGRPDLGVMAAGQVAGVIGDLPSCAELVARVMADAEDALARLASLATPA
- a CDS encoding pyridoxal-phosphate dependent enzyme, whose translation is MIPDVRLPSPLVELRDDERLAGRGVRMLVKRDDLIHPDLPGNKWRKLHLNLRAALDGGHRGLLTFGGAYSNHLRATAAAGRLLGIATTGVVRGDELAGRPLNPSLARAAADGMRLHFVDRGTYRRKDEPEVLAALLDRLGPAYVVPEGGSNALAARGCVALGEELRGRADVVGVACGTGGTLAGLAAGLDPGQRVIGFPVLKGGGFLAGEIRRLQEAAFGGPRGSWLLDDRFHHGGYARTSPELRAFAADFGARHGFVPDSVYVAKMLHGLFSLAQEGAFAPGTTVAAVVTGRPTG
- a CDS encoding GNAT family N-acetyltransferase, yielding MIRAATPADVPEIHAMIRELAEYEREPDSARATTQQLHDALFGPDPAVFALLAEDDALGAPVGFALWFRNFSTWTGTHGVYLEDLYVRPPARGGGHGKALLAGLAAICVERGYERFEWSVLDWNEPSLAFYRAMGARPQDEWTVQRLTGDPLRALAEQARVNKATTLSI